One Gordonia pseudamarae genomic window, CCCGGTACCGCCGCTCACCGGGCGCCGCCCCTGGCTGCCGAGTTCGCTCAATTCCGTGTTCGCCAAGGCACTGGCCAAGGACCCGGGTCACCGATACGAGACGTGCGAGGAATTCGTGTCGATCATCGCCCGCACCCTGCGCGATGTGACATCGCCCGAACCGCCTCGCCCCGCCCGCAGGTTCGGCTGGTTTCCCAAGCGCGACACCGACGAGGGCACCAGGGCCGAAGGCCGACGCTAGTGGTTGTCACCCGGGACGTCCGGAGGGGCCGATCCGGTAGATGTCCCGCGCATTTTCGGCGAAAACTCTTCGCAGCCAATATGACCCGCGATCCTCCAGGACGTCGGCGAGCGCTCCCACCAGATCCTCGAGCGTGGCGTTGGGTCGTTCCACCGGAAAACCCGACCCGAACATGAGCCGCTCGGCACCGAACCGGGTGGCCAGATGATCGACCAGCGGACCGACCATCTCGGCGAGCGTTTCCCGGCCGCCGATATTGCCCCACCGGGCCTTGCCGTACCCCAACACGGGCAGCGCCAGTCCCGACAGCTTCACCACCACGTTCGGGTAGGTGGCCAAGGTGACGATGCGTTCACGCCACAACCGCAGGATATCGGCGCGGGCGGCAGCCGTCGCGCCGGTACGCACACCGACGGGACCGAACGCGCCGACGGGGATACCCATGTGATCGACAACGATGGTGGTTTCGGGAAACTCGCGGGCCAGGATCACCACGTCATAGAGCTGGTGCGAATAGCACATCACCTCGAAGACGAGTCCGCGCCGGGCGATCTGCTCGAAACCGGCCAGGAACTCCGCCGACGACAGGGCGCCGTCGTCGACCGCGAAGTCACGCACGCCCGGGTCGGGATGCCGGGCCGCGCACCAGCGCACACCGCGCAGCAGATCGGTGATCGCCGCGTGTTCGTCCAGCCGTGCC contains:
- a CDS encoding amidohydrolase family protein; its protein translation is MNKLEGVPSGIVDAHLHQWNPRRMPSSSDVLTRGLRQLAGMGSRIIPRVTGRVEPEFLLNPSALLRAYEPRDYLADAARVLPVTGARIDTVVCVESLSLSGRDTSPVVETGYIASLPFGVGSAPRLGAVIAAGDPGEADFGARLDEHAAITDLLRGVRWCAARHPDPGVRDFAVDDGALSSAEFLAGFEQIARRGLVFEVMCYSHQLYDVVILAREFPETTIVVDHMGIPVGAFGPVGVRTGATAAARADILRLWRERIVTLATYPNVVVKLSGLALPVLGYGKARWGNIGGRETLAEMVGPLVDHLATRFGAERLMFGSGFPVERPNATLEDLVGALADVLEDRGSYWLRRVFAENARDIYRIGPSGRPG